The Saccharomonospora cyanea NA-134 genome includes a region encoding these proteins:
- a CDS encoding alpha/beta fold hydrolase has translation MSRSGEDASVVGPFAGSRTDRTSTVAADDGAPLAVEEIEPVDGRAELVVVGVHGFALSRRSWFLQRRGLVEALPGVKHVYYDHRGHGQSAPSDARQSTIEQLALDLHAVLRTVAPDTPVVLLGHSMGGMVIMELAQTCPELFAERVRGVGLIATAAGEVGAQGLPRSLLSKYNPLTRGVGELAEWQPGLVEFVRAAGGQLTRAAVRRLAFGSQDVPSELVDFMLEMLRETPVRQLTHFVDTLGSHNRYAALAGLKHVEVVVVGGDADRLTPFVHAERIAAELPRAKLVRVEGGGHMVHLEHHALVNEHLADLVRRVR, from the coding sequence ATGTCCCGGTCCGGGGAGGATGCGTCCGTCGTGGGCCCGTTCGCGGGTTCCCGCACCGACCGGACCTCCACCGTCGCCGCCGACGACGGTGCCCCGCTCGCGGTGGAGGAGATCGAACCGGTCGACGGGCGGGCCGAGCTCGTCGTGGTGGGTGTGCACGGCTTCGCGTTGTCCCGGCGCAGCTGGTTTCTCCAGCGCCGGGGACTCGTGGAGGCGCTGCCCGGGGTGAAGCACGTCTACTACGACCACCGCGGTCACGGCCAGTCGGCCCCGTCGGACGCGCGGCAGAGCACCATCGAGCAGCTCGCGCTCGACCTGCACGCGGTGCTGCGCACGGTCGCACCGGACACGCCCGTCGTGCTGCTGGGACACTCCATGGGCGGCATGGTGATCATGGAACTGGCGCAGACCTGCCCCGAGCTGTTCGCCGAGCGCGTGCGCGGCGTCGGGTTGATCGCCACGGCCGCCGGCGAGGTGGGAGCGCAGGGTCTGCCCCGCTCGTTGCTGTCGAAGTACAACCCGTTGACGCGGGGAGTGGGTGAGCTCGCGGAGTGGCAGCCGGGGCTCGTGGAGTTCGTGCGCGCCGCGGGCGGCCAGCTCACCAGGGCGGCGGTGCGTCGGCTGGCCTTCGGCAGCCAGGACGTGCCGTCCGAGCTGGTGGACTTCATGCTGGAGATGCTGCGGGAGACACCCGTGCGGCAGCTCACGCACTTCGTGGACACGCTGGGCAGCCACAACCGGTACGCCGCACTGGCCGGGTTGAAGCACGTCGAGGTGGTCGTGGTCGGTGGTGACGCGGACCGGCTGACGCCGTTCGTCCACGCCGAGCGCATCGCCGCCGAGCTGCCGAGGGCGAAACTGGTGCGTGTCGAAGGCGGGGGGCACATGGTGCACCTCGAGCACCACGCCCTGGTGAACGAACATCTCGCCGACCTGGTGCGTCGGGTGCGGTGA
- a CDS encoding SGNH/GDSL hydrolase family protein translates to MVYARYVAIGDSQTEGIGDPDGNGGWRGFADRLAAHLATVAPDLRYANLAVRGKLTRQVREEQLDAALALRPDLVTVVAGMNDLVRPSFSAETVVSNLDGMFAELTATGARVASLTFPDLARLSPIMRPLRHRVLDLNAGIRTSAARHGVVVVETFGYSVTTDPRLWSPDRIHASPLGHARIAAAFAEVLALPGSDNSWSRPLPGARTATVVRTVTEELRWLTSSAAPWLYRRVRRRSTGDRRTPKRPTLVPVNPPASEPA, encoded by the coding sequence ATGGTCTACGCCCGATACGTCGCGATCGGGGACAGCCAGACCGAGGGCATCGGGGACCCTGACGGCAACGGCGGCTGGCGCGGCTTCGCCGACCGGCTCGCCGCCCACCTCGCCACCGTCGCCCCCGACCTTCGCTACGCGAACCTCGCCGTACGCGGGAAGCTCACCCGCCAGGTACGAGAGGAACAACTCGACGCCGCCCTCGCCCTGCGCCCCGATCTCGTCACGGTGGTGGCCGGCATGAACGACCTCGTCCGGCCTTCGTTCTCCGCCGAGACGGTCGTGTCGAACCTCGACGGCATGTTCGCCGAACTCACCGCGACCGGCGCCCGCGTGGCGTCACTCACGTTCCCCGACCTGGCGCGGCTCTCACCCATCATGCGCCCACTGCGGCACCGCGTGCTGGACCTCAACGCGGGCATCCGCACCTCAGCAGCCCGGCACGGCGTCGTGGTCGTCGAGACGTTCGGCTACTCGGTGACCACCGACCCGAGGCTGTGGAGCCCGGACCGCATCCACGCCAGCCCCCTCGGGCACGCCCGCATCGCCGCCGCGTTCGCCGAGGTACTCGCTCTGCCCGGCAGCGACAACTCCTGGTCGAGGCCGCTGCCCGGCGCCCGTACCGCCACCGTGGTGCGCACGGTGACGGAGGAGCTGCGCTGGCTCACGTCGTCCGCGGCGCCGTGGCTCTACCGCCGGGTGCGCCGCCGCTCGACGGGCGACCGCCGCACCCCGAAGCGGCCGACGTTGGTACCCGTCAACCCTCCAGCGAGCGAGCCTGCCTGA
- the tsaE gene encoding tRNA (adenosine(37)-N6)-threonylcarbamoyltransferase complex ATPase subunit type 1 TsaE has translation MTQVSVELPTPDDAMEFGRALGRLLRAGDLVLLAGPLGAGKTTMTRGIAEGMGVSGRVSSPTFVLARVHPAGESGVPLVHVDAYRLGGDLAQLDDLDLDTELDRAALVVEWGEGMAERLAEDHLVVRLDRRHDDVRVVTLEPHGGWTARVSSASFAG, from the coding sequence GTGACGCAGGTGAGTGTCGAGCTGCCCACCCCCGACGACGCCATGGAGTTCGGCCGGGCGCTGGGCAGGTTGCTGCGGGCGGGTGACCTGGTGTTGCTGGCAGGCCCGCTCGGGGCGGGCAAGACCACGATGACCAGAGGGATCGCCGAAGGCATGGGAGTGTCGGGGCGGGTGAGCTCACCGACGTTCGTGCTCGCGCGAGTGCACCCGGCGGGGGAGTCGGGAGTGCCTCTCGTGCACGTCGACGCCTACCGGCTGGGTGGTGACCTCGCCCAGCTCGACGACCTGGACCTCGACACCGAACTCGACCGCGCCGCGCTGGTGGTCGAATGGGGTGAGGGCATGGCCGAACGGCTCGCCGAGGACCACCTCGTCGTGCGCCTCGACCGGCGCCACGACGACGTCCGCGTGGTCACGCTCGAACCGCACGGCGGGTGGACGGCGCGAGTGTCCTCGGCATCTTTCGCGGGCTGA
- the xylB gene encoding xylulokinase translates to MTDNEVLVAGVDSSTQSTKVMVCDARTGAVVRSGRAEHPDTTEVDPAEWWSAFTSATGGLLDGVSAIGVAGQQHGMVTVDDRGDVVRPALLWNDTRSATAAADLTKELGGPQAWAEAVGSVPVASFTVTKLRWFAEHEPDAADRVARVMLPHDWLTWRLTGGDPVTDRGDASGTGYFSPSKNAYRTDFLTHAFGGRTPELPHVLEPSAAAGHTPDGTLVSAGTGDNMAAALALDAGDGDVVVSLGTSGTVFGVSETPAADPTGTVAGFADATGRYLPLACTLNAARVLTATARMLGVDLQEFDRLALSAEPGAAGLTLLPYLDGERTPNLPDAAGSLFGLRRANMTPENLARAAVEGMLCGLAAGLDAVREYGITVRRVLLIGGAAQSESVRAIAPTVFGTPVAVPQPREHVAIGAARQAAWALGGTEEPPAWDTEIAVRLPEPPVRDAEEGERIRQRHADARRRVHDA, encoded by the coding sequence ATGACCGACAACGAGGTTCTGGTGGCAGGGGTCGACTCGTCCACACAGTCGACCAAGGTGATGGTGTGCGATGCCCGCACGGGCGCCGTGGTGCGCAGCGGACGTGCCGAGCACCCGGACACCACCGAGGTCGATCCGGCGGAGTGGTGGTCGGCGTTCACGTCCGCCACCGGCGGGCTCCTGGACGGCGTGTCCGCCATCGGCGTCGCGGGTCAGCAGCACGGCATGGTCACCGTGGACGACCGCGGTGACGTCGTCCGACCAGCCCTGTTGTGGAACGACACCCGTTCGGCCACCGCCGCCGCCGATCTCACGAAGGAACTCGGCGGGCCGCAGGCGTGGGCGGAGGCGGTCGGGTCGGTTCCGGTCGCCAGCTTCACGGTCACGAAACTGCGTTGGTTCGCCGAGCACGAACCGGACGCGGCCGACCGGGTCGCGAGGGTCATGCTGCCCCACGACTGGCTGACCTGGCGACTCACCGGTGGGGACCCGGTCACCGACCGTGGTGACGCCTCGGGCACGGGCTACTTCTCGCCGTCGAAGAACGCCTACCGCACGGATTTCCTCACCCACGCGTTCGGCGGGCGAACCCCGGAACTGCCGCACGTGCTGGAACCCTCCGCGGCGGCGGGGCACACGCCCGACGGGACCCTCGTCTCCGCGGGCACCGGCGACAACATGGCCGCCGCGTTGGCGCTGGACGCGGGGGACGGGGACGTGGTCGTCTCGCTCGGCACGAGTGGCACCGTGTTCGGCGTCAGCGAGACACCGGCGGCCGACCCGACCGGTACCGTCGCCGGATTCGCCGACGCCACCGGCCGGTACCTCCCGCTGGCCTGCACGCTCAACGCCGCGCGGGTGCTGACCGCCACCGCCCGCATGCTCGGCGTCGACCTCCAGGAGTTCGACCGACTCGCGTTGAGCGCCGAGCCGGGCGCCGCGGGTCTCACCCTGCTGCCGTACCTCGACGGGGAACGCACCCCCAACCTGCCCGACGCGGCCGGTTCCCTGTTCGGCCTGCGCCGCGCGAACATGACTCCCGAGAACCTCGCGCGCGCGGCCGTCGAGGGAATGCTGTGCGGACTCGCCGCCGGACTCGACGCCGTCCGCGAGTACGGCATCACGGTGCGGCGGGTGCTGCTCATCGGCGGGGCCGCCCAGTCGGAGAGCGTGCGCGCGATCGCGCCGACCGTGTTCGGCACCCCGGTCGCGGTCCCGCAGCCACGCGAGCACGTCGCGATCGGCGCCGCCCGCCAGGCCGCCTGGGCCCTCGGGGGGACCGAGGAACCACCGGCGTGGGACACCGAGATCGCCGTGCGGTTGCCGGAGCCGCCGGTCCGGGACGCCGAGGAGGGCGAACGCATCAGGCAACGCCACGCCGACGCCCGTCGCCGGGTGCACGACGCCTGA
- the alr gene encoding alanine racemase: MSATSLPRAEVVVDLTAVRHNVRLLSARAAASGAETMAVVKADAYGHGAVQVARAALDAGATWLGVAALDEALALRQAGFATRMLSWLDTPDVDYAPAVRHDIDVSVSSAGELTRVADAAARVGRRARVHLKIDTGLSRNGCTAELWPALVKAAAAEENVEVVGMWSHLACADEPDHPSIDAQAERFATAYDVARDAGLSPLRHLANSAATLTRPDLHFDLVRPGIAIYGLNPVPQQEDLRPAMTFRSSVVLTKRISAGESVSYGQTWTASRDTTLALVPVGYADGVPRTLSGRMSVWLDGTRRPVAGRVCMDQLVVDCGDDEPELGTEVVLFGTGEGGMPTATEWADTIGTIDYEIVTGMYRPRVSRRYVGAERDHV; the protein is encoded by the coding sequence GTGAGTGCTACGTCGTTGCCCCGCGCCGAGGTCGTGGTGGACCTTACGGCCGTGCGCCACAACGTGCGGCTGCTCTCGGCCCGCGCCGCCGCGTCGGGCGCGGAGACGATGGCGGTCGTGAAGGCGGATGCCTACGGCCACGGTGCTGTGCAGGTGGCGCGCGCCGCGCTCGACGCGGGCGCCACGTGGCTGGGAGTGGCCGCGCTCGACGAGGCACTCGCCCTGCGGCAGGCCGGGTTCGCCACCCGGATGCTGAGCTGGCTCGACACCCCCGACGTGGACTACGCGCCCGCGGTGCGGCACGACATCGACGTCTCGGTGAGCTCCGCCGGCGAGTTGACGCGGGTCGCCGACGCCGCCGCAAGGGTGGGTCGCCGCGCCAGGGTGCATCTCAAGATCGACACCGGGTTGTCGCGCAACGGTTGCACCGCGGAGCTGTGGCCCGCTCTGGTGAAGGCCGCGGCGGCGGAGGAGAACGTCGAGGTCGTCGGCATGTGGTCACACCTCGCGTGCGCGGACGAGCCGGATCACCCCTCCATCGACGCGCAGGCCGAGCGGTTCGCCACCGCGTACGACGTGGCGCGCGACGCCGGGCTCTCACCGCTGCGGCACCTGGCCAACTCGGCGGCCACGCTCACGCGCCCGGACCTGCACTTCGACCTGGTCAGGCCGGGGATCGCGATCTACGGCCTGAACCCCGTGCCGCAGCAGGAGGACCTGCGACCCGCGATGACGTTCCGGTCCAGCGTCGTGCTCACGAAACGGATCAGCGCGGGCGAGTCCGTGTCGTACGGACAGACGTGGACGGCGAGCCGCGACACGACACTCGCGTTGGTTCCGGTGGGTTACGCGGACGGCGTGCCGCGTACGTTGTCGGGCCGGATGAGCGTGTGGCTCGACGGAACGCGGCGACCCGTCGCCGGGCGGGTGTGCATGGACCAGCTCGTGGTCGACTGCGGGGACGACGAGCCGGAACTCGGTACCGAGGTCGTGCTGTTCGGGACGGGCGAGGGCGGTATGCCCACGGCCACCGAGTGGGCCGACACGATCGGCACCATCGACTACGAGATCGTCACCGGCATGTACCGGCCGCGGGTGAGTCGCCGCTACGTCGGGGCCGAGCGGGACCACGTGTGA
- the glmS gene encoding glutamine--fructose-6-phosphate transaminase (isomerizing), which yields MCGIVGYVGHRQALDVVLGGLHRMEYRGYDSAGVAVLTDGKELVVERKAGRLANLEAALDVKGRATFSGTAGMGHTRWATHGAPVDRNSHPHRDSTGRVAVVHNGIIENFAALRAELEDAGVELSSDTDTETTAHLIALAYDHGDTAGDLPASVRTVCRRLEGAFTLVVTHADQPDLVVAARRSSPLVVGVGEGETFVASDVAAFIEHTRDAVELGQDQLVVIGRDGYEITDFHGDAADGKPFKVDWDLSAAEKGGHEYFMLKEIEEQPEALANTLRGHFQSGRIVLDEQRMSDQDLRDVDKVFVVACGSAYHSGLVAKYAIEHWTRLPVEVELASEFRYRDPVLDRDTLVVAVSQSGETADTLEAVRHAREQKARVLAVCNTNGAQIPRESDAVLYTHAGPEIGVASTKAFLAQVAANYLVGLALAQARGTKYPDEVAREFAELEAMPSAVSQVLATVDQVRELGRRMADSRAVLFLGRHVGFPVALEGALKLKELAYMHAEGFAAGELKHGPIALIEDGLPVVVVMPSPKGRAVLHAKMVSNISEIQARGARTIVIAEEGDERVRPFADELVEVPAVPTLLQPLVSTVPLQVLAAEIARARGYDVDKPRNLAKSVTVE from the coding sequence GTGTGTGGAATCGTGGGATATGTCGGGCATCGACAGGCACTCGACGTGGTTCTCGGTGGTCTTCACCGCATGGAGTACCGCGGTTACGACTCGGCGGGCGTCGCGGTGCTCACGGACGGCAAGGAGCTGGTCGTCGAACGCAAGGCGGGACGGCTCGCCAACCTCGAGGCCGCACTCGACGTCAAGGGCCGCGCCACGTTCTCGGGCACTGCCGGCATGGGCCACACCCGTTGGGCCACGCACGGCGCCCCCGTGGACCGCAACTCCCACCCACACCGTGACTCCACGGGCCGGGTCGCCGTGGTGCACAACGGCATCATCGAGAACTTCGCCGCGCTCCGCGCCGAGCTCGAGGACGCGGGTGTCGAGCTCAGCAGCGACACCGACACCGAGACCACGGCCCACCTGATCGCCCTCGCCTACGACCACGGTGACACCGCGGGTGACCTGCCCGCCAGCGTGCGCACCGTGTGCCGCAGGCTCGAAGGCGCCTTCACACTCGTCGTCACCCACGCCGACCAGCCGGATCTCGTGGTCGCGGCCCGCCGTTCGTCCCCGCTCGTCGTCGGTGTCGGCGAGGGGGAGACGTTCGTCGCGTCCGACGTCGCCGCCTTCATCGAGCACACCCGCGACGCCGTCGAGCTCGGTCAGGACCAGCTCGTGGTCATCGGCCGCGACGGATACGAGATCACCGACTTCCACGGTGACGCCGCCGACGGCAAGCCGTTCAAGGTCGACTGGGATCTCTCGGCCGCGGAGAAGGGCGGCCACGAGTACTTCATGCTCAAGGAGATCGAGGAACAGCCCGAGGCGCTCGCCAACACGCTGCGCGGGCACTTCCAGTCCGGCCGCATCGTCCTCGACGAGCAACGCATGAGCGACCAGGACCTGCGTGACGTCGACAAGGTGTTCGTCGTCGCGTGCGGATCCGCGTACCACTCGGGACTCGTCGCCAAGTACGCCATCGAGCACTGGACCCGCCTCCCGGTGGAGGTCGAGCTGGCGAGCGAGTTCCGCTACCGCGACCCGGTGCTCGACCGCGACACCCTCGTGGTGGCCGTGTCGCAGTCCGGTGAGACGGCTGACACGTTGGAGGCCGTGCGGCACGCCAGGGAGCAGAAGGCGCGGGTGCTCGCGGTCTGCAACACCAACGGCGCGCAGATCCCACGGGAGTCCGACGCGGTGCTCTACACGCACGCCGGGCCCGAGATCGGTGTCGCCTCCACGAAGGCGTTCCTCGCGCAGGTGGCGGCGAACTACCTCGTGGGGCTCGCGCTCGCCCAGGCGCGCGGTACGAAGTACCCGGACGAGGTGGCACGTGAGTTCGCCGAGCTGGAGGCCATGCCGTCCGCCGTCTCGCAGGTGCTGGCCACGGTCGACCAGGTGCGGGAGCTGGGCAGGCGCATGGCGGACTCGCGGGCGGTGTTGTTCCTGGGCAGGCACGTCGGCTTCCCGGTGGCCCTGGAGGGGGCGCTGAAGCTGAAGGAACTCGCCTACATGCACGCGGAGGGGTTCGCGGCAGGCGAGCTGAAGCACGGGCCGATCGCTCTGATCGAGGACGGGCTGCCCGTGGTGGTGGTCATGCCGTCGCCGAAGGGGCGAGCCGTGCTGCACGCGAAGATGGTGTCCAACATCAGCGAGATCCAGGCACGCGGCGCCCGCACCATCGTGATCGCCGAGGAGGGCGACGAGCGGGTTCGGCCGTTCGCGGACGAGCTCGTCGAGGTGCCTGCCGTGCCGACGTTGTTGCAGCCGCTCGTGTCCACGGTGCCGTTGCAGGTGCTGGCCGCCGAGATCGCGCGGGCACGCGGCTACGACGTGGACAAGCCACGCAACCTCGCCAAGTCCGTCACGGTCGAGTAG
- a CDS encoding CatB-related O-acetyltransferase, with amino-acid sequence MTPDPRTVHPLPQHERVVFLKPLVSSPKIVVGEYTYYDDPDGATEFETRNVLYAYGPERLVIGRYCAIASGTTFLMAGAEHPTMGVSTYPFTMFGGEWAERTLDLVTSMPSRGDTVVGNDVWFGYRATVLPGVRIGDGAIVAAGAVVTADVPPYTIVGGNPARPIRARFDEADVERLRRAAWWDWPTDLVTEHARTIMAGDPADVARIAADHGLEKSL; translated from the coding sequence TTGACTCCTGATCCCAGGACCGTCCACCCACTGCCCCAGCACGAACGGGTGGTCTTCCTCAAGCCGCTGGTGAGTTCGCCCAAGATCGTCGTGGGGGAGTACACGTACTACGACGATCCGGACGGCGCGACGGAGTTCGAAACCCGCAACGTGCTCTACGCCTACGGGCCCGAGCGACTGGTCATCGGCAGGTACTGCGCCATCGCCTCGGGGACGACTTTCCTGATGGCGGGGGCCGAGCACCCCACGATGGGGGTGTCCACCTACCCGTTCACGATGTTCGGCGGGGAGTGGGCCGAGCGAACGCTCGACCTCGTCACGAGCATGCCGAGCAGGGGCGACACCGTCGTCGGCAACGACGTCTGGTTCGGCTACCGGGCCACCGTGCTGCCCGGTGTCCGAATCGGTGACGGCGCCATCGTCGCCGCGGGTGCGGTGGTGACGGCCGACGTTCCGCCCTACACGATCGTCGGCGGCAACCCCGCCAGGCCGATCCGCGCCCGCTTCGACGAGGCCGACGTGGAGCGGCTGCGCAGGGCCGCCTGGTGGGACTGGCCCACCGATCTCGTCACCGAGCACGCTCGCACGATCATGGCCGGCGACCCGGCCGACGTCGCCCGTATCGCCGCCGACCACGGATTGGAGAAGTCCCTGTGA
- a CDS encoding NAD(P)H-hydrate dehydratase, with product MRGVWTTARIRSAEERLLARTPEGALMRRAAYGVSVRAAELLAEHTGAVAGRRVVLVVGAGNNGGDALWAGFFLRRRGVAVTAVLLRPEKAHPAGLAALRRAGGRIGTPEAVDVENADLVIDGVVGLSAKGPLRPEAAVVFDRVAAPVLAVDLPSGVDPDTGAVTGPAVRATCTVTFGALKPVHVLNPHHCGHTVVVDIGLGGELGEPDLLQLDAADVAAAWPMPRPDDNKYTQGVTGVAAGSSTYPGAAVLAAAAAVHAKAGMVRYAGPAADVVRSHWPEVVATGSITDAGRVQAWVVGPGIGTGREGRDVLANALGQGVPVCADADAITIIAGHPEVLDARDPDTPLLLTPHDGEFERLTGTAPGDDRVAAVREAARRFRAVVLLKGHCTLVADPDGRVLVNRPRGAWLATAGSGDVLSGLIGALLAAGLDPWLAAGVAADVHARAGALAAGGVPTSASGVLAAVPDAIRQARSLEG from the coding sequence GTGCGCGGCGTCTGGACCACCGCCCGGATCCGGTCGGCGGAGGAACGGCTGCTGGCGCGCACACCCGAGGGCGCGCTGATGCGGCGAGCGGCGTACGGCGTGTCCGTGCGCGCGGCCGAGTTGCTGGCCGAGCACACCGGTGCGGTCGCGGGTAGGCGGGTCGTGCTCGTCGTGGGCGCGGGGAACAACGGTGGCGACGCGCTGTGGGCGGGTTTCTTCCTGCGGCGCCGCGGGGTCGCGGTGACAGCGGTGCTGCTGCGGCCGGAGAAGGCCCATCCCGCCGGGCTCGCGGCCCTGCGCCGCGCGGGCGGGCGGATCGGCACACCTGAGGCCGTTGACGTCGAGAACGCCGACCTGGTGATCGACGGTGTGGTCGGCCTCTCCGCCAAGGGGCCGCTGCGCCCTGAGGCCGCCGTGGTGTTCGACCGGGTCGCGGCGCCCGTGCTCGCCGTCGACCTGCCGAGCGGGGTCGACCCCGACACGGGGGCCGTGACCGGTCCCGCCGTGCGGGCGACGTGCACGGTGACGTTCGGCGCGCTCAAACCCGTCCACGTGCTGAATCCCCACCACTGTGGTCACACCGTTGTCGTGGACATCGGCCTGGGCGGTGAGCTGGGGGAACCGGATCTGCTGCAACTCGACGCCGCCGACGTGGCCGCCGCGTGGCCGATGCCGAGACCGGACGACAACAAGTACACGCAGGGCGTCACCGGCGTGGCCGCCGGCTCGTCGACCTACCCGGGTGCGGCGGTGCTCGCGGCCGCCGCCGCCGTGCACGCCAAGGCGGGCATGGTGCGCTACGCGGGTCCCGCGGCCGACGTGGTCCGGTCGCACTGGCCGGAGGTCGTGGCCACCGGGTCGATCACCGACGCGGGGCGTGTGCAGGCGTGGGTCGTCGGCCCCGGCATCGGCACCGGCCGTGAGGGTCGGGACGTACTCGCGAACGCGCTCGGACAGGGCGTGCCGGTGTGCGCGGACGCGGACGCGATCACGATCATCGCGGGACATCCGGAGGTGCTCGACGCCCGTGACCCGGACACGCCGTTGCTGCTCACGCCCCATGACGGGGAGTTCGAGCGGTTGACGGGCACCGCGCCGGGAGACGACCGGGTGGCGGCCGTGCGCGAGGCGGCCCGGCGGTTCCGCGCGGTGGTGTTGCTGAAGGGTCACTGCACGCTGGTCGCCGATCCGGACGGGCGGGTGCTGGTGAACCGGCCGAGGGGGGCGTGGCTCGCCACGGCCGGGTCGGGTGACGTGCTGTCCGGGTTGATCGGCGCGTTGCTCGCCGCCGGGCTGGACCCGTGGCTGGCCGCAGGCGTCGCCGCCGACGTGCACGCCCGTGCGGGTGCGCTCGCGGCGGGTGGGGTTCCGACGTCGGCTTCGGGGGTGCTGGCCGCCGTGCCGGACGCGATCAGGCAGGCTCGCTCGCTGGAGGGTTGA
- a CDS encoding dienelactone hydrolase family protein encodes MASTAKRLLEQLAHPGPHDVLRGDLALVGLPGVVFTPRAGLNLPAVAFGHGWLQPPGRYHGLLRHLASWGIVAAAPATHRGALPSHRLFAADLRTTLDIVTTLRLGPDGISVDPTRLGLAGHSIGGGAAVLAAVPDDADTRPRVRAVATVAPAQTMPPATTAALGINAPGLHLASDDDLLAPPTGNAEAISKAWAGPVQLRMIPKMTHLGVTEGTHWSQVFLQGKPQYAVQRRVRALFTAFFLTELAGDDTYRELLDHDLKAARIAYEDEATATSRV; translated from the coding sequence ATGGCGAGCACGGCGAAGCGGTTACTCGAACAGTTGGCACACCCGGGCCCGCACGACGTCCTGCGCGGTGACCTCGCACTCGTCGGACTCCCCGGTGTGGTGTTCACGCCACGAGCCGGTCTCAACCTCCCCGCTGTCGCGTTCGGGCACGGCTGGCTCCAGCCGCCCGGCCGCTACCACGGGCTCTTGCGTCACCTCGCGAGCTGGGGCATCGTCGCCGCCGCGCCCGCCACTCACCGCGGCGCGCTGCCCTCGCACCGGCTGTTCGCCGCCGACCTCCGAACGACGCTCGACATCGTGACGACCCTGCGTCTCGGCCCGGACGGCATCAGCGTCGACCCCACCAGGCTCGGACTCGCCGGACACTCGATCGGCGGCGGTGCCGCCGTCCTCGCCGCGGTCCCCGACGACGCGGACACACGACCGCGAGTGCGAGCCGTCGCCACGGTCGCCCCGGCCCAGACCATGCCGCCCGCCACCACGGCAGCGCTCGGCATCAACGCGCCCGGCCTGCACCTCGCGAGTGACGACGACCTCCTCGCACCGCCGACCGGCAACGCCGAAGCGATCAGCAAGGCATGGGCCGGCCCCGTACAGCTGCGGATGATCCCCAAGATGACCCATCTCGGCGTGACCGAAGGCACACACTGGAGCCAGGTCTTCCTACAGGGCAAACCGCAGTACGCGGTGCAGCGGCGGGTGCGGGCGCTGTTCACGGCCTTCTTCCTCACCGAACTGGCCGGCGACGACACCTACCGTGAGCTGCTGGACCACGACCTCAAGGCCGCCCGAATCGCCTACGAGGACGAGGCAACCGCGACGAGCCGCGTCTGA
- a CDS encoding TetR/AcrR family transcriptional regulator, with translation MGMEQLGLRELKKRQTRDNISRHATRLFMERGFDNVTIAEIAAAAQVSKMTVTNYFPRKEDLAWELNERFADMPANAVRARRPGEGALAAVRAAYLTQVAERDPMAGFAGPQFARMVADSPVLASRLRQFHDYREKSLAQALAEETGTAADDLVPRLVAAQLNTVLRLLFDETVRLVLEGGEQDAVAERITRDAETAFAALEPSFGDYAVRT, from the coding sequence ATGGGCATGGAACAGCTGGGTCTCAGGGAACTGAAGAAACGTCAGACCAGGGACAACATCTCCCGGCACGCGACGAGACTGTTCATGGAGCGCGGCTTCGACAACGTGACGATCGCCGAGATCGCCGCCGCCGCCCAGGTCTCCAAGATGACGGTCACCAACTACTTCCCCCGCAAGGAAGACCTGGCGTGGGAACTCAACGAGCGCTTCGCGGACATGCCCGCGAACGCCGTCCGCGCGCGACGGCCGGGGGAAGGGGCGCTGGCAGCGGTGAGGGCGGCCTACCTGACGCAGGTGGCTGAGCGGGATCCGATGGCAGGGTTCGCCGGGCCGCAGTTCGCCCGCATGGTGGCGGACAGCCCCGTCCTCGCGTCACGCCTGCGCCAGTTCCACGACTACCGCGAGAAGTCGCTCGCGCAGGCCCTCGCCGAGGAGACGGGGACAGCCGCGGACGACCTCGTTCCCCGGCTCGTCGCGGCCCAGCTCAACACCGTACTGCGGCTGCTCTTCGACGAGACCGTGCGTCTCGTTCTCGAAGGCGGGGAGCAGGACGCCGTCGCGGAGCGGATCACCCGGGACGCGGAGACCGCCTTCGCCGCCCTCGAACCGTCGTTCGGCGACTACGCCGTCCGTACCTGA